A stretch of Bos indicus x Bos taurus breed Angus x Brahman F1 hybrid chromosome 17, Bos_hybrid_MaternalHap_v2.0, whole genome shotgun sequence DNA encodes these proteins:
- the IL2 gene encoding interleukin-2, with the protein MYKIQLLSCIALTLALVANGAPTSSSTGNTMKEVKSLLLDLQLLLEKVKNPENLKLSRMHTFDFYVPKVNATELKHLKCLLEELKLLEEVLNLAPSKNLNPREIKDSMDNIKRIVLELQGSETRFTCEYDDATVNAVEFLNKWITFCQSIYSTMT; encoded by the exons ATGTACAAGATACAACTCTTGTCTTGCATTGCACTAACTCTTGCACTCGTTGCAAACGGTGCACCTACTTCAAGCTCTACGGGGAACACAATGAAAGAAGTGAAGTCATTGCTGCTGGATTTACAGTTGCTTTTGGAGAAAGTTaaa AATCCTGAGAACCTCAAGCTCTCCAGGATGCATACATTTGACTTTTACGTGCCCAAGGTTAAC GCTACAGAATTGAAACATCTTAAGTGTTTACTAGAAGAACTCAAACTTCTAGAGGAAGTGCTAAATTTAGCTCCAAGCAAAAACCTGAACCCCAGAGAGATCAAGGATTCAATGGACAATATTAAGAGAATCGTTTTGGAACTACAG GGATCTGAAACAAGATTCACATGTGAATATGATGATGCAACAGTAAACGCTGTAGAATTTCTGAACAAATGGATTACCTTTTGTCAAAGCATCTACTCAACAATGACTTGA